A stretch of Zootoca vivipara chromosome 13, rZooViv1.1, whole genome shotgun sequence DNA encodes these proteins:
- the LOC132593101 gene encoding Golgi-associated RAB2 interactor protein 3-like, which produces MVQLSALIHGKTFFTRKMGPLQRQLRQGEYGMFQFSPMFESDFIQISKQGGPVEIHNQEHIVTLGITSTSPVLLIPNVLLLARPIAPSEEHTTKAKGIFHRHPPPRYELTRLFPLRYVKISIHNAEKKQLRFKLVSGRTFYLQLCESDKRGDLFDAWVRIVQMLRPPSEENLDEHPKKKKGKKPKSPKHSSSAPSLPLKGKVKNALKSSSPKHASSGKRNWNIHTATKMASAQEFETKKTCEPIISSDSSGSLQPLTPAVPSRSENTLTKDPQLPLEAQELAEKSEKEDAELSPNQKSEKSGSQTKRKPSKIVSLIRSCSWGSTRKDKRSSRARARARKRRGE; this is translated from the exons ATGGTACAGCTTTCAGCATTAAT CCATGGGAAAACTTTTTTCACCAGGAAAATGGGCCCCCTCCAGCGCCAACTGCGCCAGGGGGAATACGGAATGTTCCAGTTTTCCCCCATGTTTGAAAGTGACTTTATCCAG ATCAGCAAACAAGGTGGCCCAGTTGAGATTCACAACCAGGAGCATATTGTGACTCTTGGCATTACCTCTACAAGCCCCGTCCTGCTGATCCCAAACGTGCTGCTCCTGGCAAGGCCCATTGCCCCATCTGAAGAGCACACTACAAAGGCGAAAGGCATCTTCCACCGTCACCCACCACCAAGATATGAGCTAACCAG GTTATTCCCTTTGCGTTACGTCAAGATCAGCATCCACAATGCAGAGAAAAAGCAGTTGCGGTTCAAGCTGGTGAGTGGCCGCACCTTCTATCTCCAGCTGTGTGAGTCAGACAAGCGAGGTGATCTCTTTGATGCCTGGGTCAGGATTGTCCAAATGCTGCGGCCGCCCTCCGAAGAAAACCTCGATGAACatccgaagaagaagaaagggaagaagcCTAAAAGCCCGAAACACAGTTCGTCAGCTCCATCACTGCCTCTCAAAGGCAAAGTGAAGAACGCTCTCAAG AGCTCATCTCCTAAACATGCATCTTCAGGAAAGCGCAATTGGAATATTCATACTGCCACCAAAATGGCCAGTGCCCAGGAATTTGAGACCAAGAAAACATGTGAGCCGATCATATCTTCAGACAGCTCGGGCAGCCTCCAGCCTTTAACACCAGCAGTGCCTTCCAGATCAGAAAACACACTCACAAAGGATCCTCAACTGCCTCTAGAGGCCCAGGAGCTGGCTGAGAAGTCAGAAAAGGAGGACGCTGAATTGAGCCCCAACCAGAAGAGCGAGAAAAGTGGCTCCCAGACTAAGAG GAAGCCGAGCAAAATTGTCTCCCTCATCAGATCCTGCTCCTGGGGAAGCACAAGGAAGGACAAACGGAGTTCAAGGGCCCGGGCCAGAGCAAGGAAACGCAGGGGGGAGTGA